The genomic DNA tctctctctctctctctctctctctctctctctctctctctctctctctctctctctctctctctctctctctctctctctctctctctctctgtgtgtgtgtgtgtgtgtgtgtgtgtgtgtgtgtgtgtgtgtgtgtgtgtgtgtgtgtgtgtgtgtgtgtgtgtgtgtgtgtgtgtgtgtgtgtgtgtgtgtgtgtgtgtgtgtgtgtgtggtgtgtgtgtgtgtgtgtgtgtgtgtgtgtgtgtgtgtgtgtgtgaatcGAGTTCGTCgatgaaattcttcttttgtttcCTCGGAAAACAACAGGTGTTCGTTTGCGAGTCATTGGCCAACTTGTATCTGGGAAACGCGTCGCAGACCGAAAGATGGGAGCTTCGATTCACGGGGATTCCAGTAGTGGTGTTGGATCTTGGAGAAACGCGATCGAGATCCAAGAGACGGATCCAGATCCTTTTGGCCGAGCGTGGCACCTGTTTCACGCTTTGGAGGGAGACGATCGACAATTTGTCGTCGTACAAGgtaaacgaacgaacgaatgaaCGGAATAATCgggattaaaaatttgcaattattattacaatattgcgTTTTCAGGTGTCGGGGCCGGCTTTCCACACGATGTGTCTCTCGTCGGATCACACGCGCCTCGCCGGCCTCAGTTTCGACAATCCAAAAGCCGCGAACGATCTTTGGCAGCACATAGAAAGACTCGTCTCCTGCCCCGAGAACATTAGCCTCTCGGTGccggggaaaaagaagaagaaaccggTACAGAAGAAAGTGGTTTTACCGGCCAAGAGTAACATCAGCCAGCCCTGTCAATTTCAACACGTGACGAGCGTGGACGCCGCCGACCGATCGCGATATTTCTCCCTCCAAACCCTGGTTCCGGCTTTGAACGAGCTCGAAAACTCATTGGAGGCGAATTTCTGAGATAACGGGACGCTGGCCAAGAGTTCGGATTCGTAAAACTCTGACGGTGCTCTCGTCCATCATCCTATCCATCACGTATTGCGCGTTTATGCTCTTCTAGGGAAATTCATTGTAATACCTTCGTGGATAAGATTTGTCCGTAAAAATCGGGACTCGTGGCGCGCAAAATTGCGCCCATTCCTTCGTGCTTCCGAGCGAAATCAAACGATTTGCCAAATCCATTGTCGCGTTACATTTTTCGACGTAATAACCGCTCGATGCGACGCCCTTCCTACTCTCTTCTCTCGtcccttttctcttttgcTCTTGAGAGAGGAAGTAATCGtagtagtttaaaaaaaaaaaaaagaaaaaagaaaaaaaaagaaaaaaaaaaaagattgtaaatCTTCTCGAGGatcgagaaaatgaaaaacttcGTTCATTctacaattttgttttattgctATCGTAATTAGTAGATAATGGCATAGACAAGGATATTTGTTCAGGGAAACGTGCAACGGTACAAGAtcattatttccaaatttcaatgtaatttAACATCGTCGTTCTTATGTTTGGAATCATTAGCTACTTTCGATCGCTACAGACACGCTAAACTGGTTAAAATTCATTGTtcaatcatcatcatcatcattatcattactGAAATAccgaattatatatagatcaagaaaaattcgaataatttctatatgcGTATTAGCGTGAGGCTTGGAGTAAAGATAcataagattgaaaatatttttcaaactctaATCGCCTCGTGACTGCTTCGATTTCGTCACATGTTTCGAATCAAGAATTGAATATCATCGTCGTGTTATGTACGCGAAATTTTGTCACGTTTCCAAAGTGAATTGCGTACCGCGTGAATTCTGTCCGAATAACGACTGCGATAAGACTGGTTCTACCATTTATTATCCTATAATTAGAGGAGCGAGTTTAAACGTAGGCATTGTGACGATAATAAAAACGTAGAACGTTACTTTGTTATTCGACGTTGATCGAATTTCTTCGATACGCAATTTTTTTCGACGCTTTAACTTTATTGCTGAATAGCATTAACATTCATTAGCGTTATTGGCATCGAGTCGAAATAGAATATGAAAGAATTGtacgaaaagaaatatgtaataatgtgTATTATTATGGAATGGCGGTCGAAACTTGATTAAATGATGTATTTTCCGCTCCAAGGACGCGTCGTTGTTGTATCGTTGTTGAAacgcgaaataattaatatcgtgtAAGAGATATCAAGAGGATAATCAAATTTCGAAGAGTTTAGTTAGCGTTTTATGGATTTTAGCGTAGCGATCGATGAGAGACAATTGTGTCAAACGGTAATATTCGTTTGTTCGAGATCGTTTAAAGGTACCCACTTTCCTTTCTGATCTCCAGACACTCGACTGTGCGTGTACGAAATAACTTCGATTCGACGATACATTGATTTCTTTGTCTCGActgtgatataaatatatttgtatagttAAGTTTCATAATATGTATCCACATTGATTAATCATTTTGATATGTAAGTTTACGGTCATCATTTCgcatgtaataattaatgataataaataagtaagttTACGTAACGTAAATATGTTCGTATTCGACGCGTTGATTACACGGTGAAATAGAAAGAATGGAAGATTCATTCGAGATaatgtgttatttttttaacgaaaggaATAAAGGAGAAGAATCGACAATCACGCGTGAAAACGAAACGACCGAAGAAAAACTTGAAGCGAAGaagcaattatttttctaatttcttcgaACAAACACTTTCGTGTTTAATTACAAAcgagtaaagaaaaaagacgtCGTAAGATGGCGCACCCGGAATCAAAGCGACACTTTCCTCGCGCGGttcaaatatatactatttgaCTTTCTCTTCTATTCGTATCCAATGGCTATTGGTAAACAACGGATGTTTTTCGAACACTTAACATTCTTCATGCGGATCTAACTTAATTGTAATCAACCTGTATCTTACGACACGCGACGAGATAGATATGTAATACGAACTTGCTTCACCCGAGCAGGATGCAATTCCTATTCCACTTTCACCATTCTCAACACTTTTACCATTTGATAAGATATCGCGTGACGTGAAGTGGTTCGATCGATCATTCACCGTCGTTCAACCAACGTGAACGTGAACGATAATTGGAAAAACgtgtaaatagaaattaaggTTAAGGAagtgagagaaaagaaatcgaagaagaatcaaCAGGATTCGAATATAGATGAGAGACGagagaaaatattctatcttttatCTCATGATGGTTAGAAAAAGAtgcatagaataaaatttaattaatatattttcaatttgtgaTGAACCACGACAAacaaataatgcaattttcgCATTCCATGAAGCGAACAAGGTTAAGTCGAGTAAGAATGTGTCGCGCAGCACTCGTTACATGTTTGGCTGTAAATGGCGGATAAAAGCAGCTGGTTGGTC from Apis mellifera strain DH4 linkage group LG4, Amel_HAv3.1, whole genome shotgun sequence includes the following:
- the LOC726866 gene encoding uncharacterized protein LOC726866 isoform X2 yields the protein MNAPPPVYASSCPALQSNLSLHSSSYYSEYSGAARRRLSSTGEADTSATSSYEGSDSSENSDESRLEPVNQIEREQLETFFRGLKSQVFVCESLANLYLGNASQTERWELRFTGIPVVVLDLGETRSRSKRRIQILLAERGTCFTLWRETIDNLSSYKVSGPAFHTMCLSSDHTRLAGLSFDNPKAANDLWQHIERLVSCPENISLSVPGKKKKKPVQKKVVLPAKSNISQPCQFQHVTSVDAADRSRYFSLQTLVPALNELENSLEANF
- the LOC726866 gene encoding uncharacterized protein LOC726866 isoform X1, translated to MEKRMNGSKRQEMNAPPPVYASSCPALQSNLSLHSSSYYSEYSGAARRRLSSTGEADTSATSSYEGSDSSENSDESRLEPVNQIEREQLETFFRGLKSQVFVCESLANLYLGNASQTERWELRFTGIPVVVLDLGETRSRSKRRIQILLAERGTCFTLWRETIDNLSSYKVSGPAFHTMCLSSDHTRLAGLSFDNPKAANDLWQHIERLVSCPENISLSVPGKKKKKPVQKKVVLPAKSNISQPCQFQHVTSVDAADRSRYFSLQTLVPALNELENSLEANF